The genomic region TTTACGAAAGCGGACGCTACTTCGGGATGATATTCGCGTTTGCCCGAACCGAACATGGAATCGAAGTATTTATATTCCGTGGTTTCTTCGAGAGGAATCGGATCGTCCATCTCGTCGGCATAAAGAGGATCGATCGAACGAACCTGATCGACCATCTCCGTAACGACCGCTCTTTGTTCTTCGGGAACGTCGTAGGAGTTCATCAGTCTGTAATAACGATGAAGGGTCAGACCGTTGATGGAATGATAGAGATACGTATACGTTCCGAGCGGTAGCAGATAACGTGCCACTTCTAGACATTTCTTTTTGATCGGCGCCTGCCACTTATCGGGATAATTCGCGCGGGCCTTGTATATGTTGAAGTATTCTTCTTGGATGTAAGGATGTAAGGTTTCCGTGTAAGTAAAATACGCCTGACTTGCGAAGTCCACTGCGTCGAGATACAGTTCCAACAGCTTTCCGCTGAGTTCCGACGGAACGTAGTAATTCTCCTTTTTGACTTCCACATATCTTTGGGAAACCTGTTCGGAGTTGTAAAACGGGTGAGAATGTAAAAAGGACCAAACGAATTGTCTCGAGACCTTGTCGAGGGTAAAGATGAATTGCGGATGTTGACGCGTCGTAAGATGTCCGGCCTTTTTGGTGGACTTGGCTACGCGATCCCGGATCTCGATCGACTTTTCCGACGCGGTCATGTCGGAAGGAAGTAGGATTCCCTTGGATGAATAGCAGGTTCTGGCCGTCGCGATAGCGAGATTGAACGGATCCTTGCTATGATCCAGAAGTGAAACGATCGGTTTTTGGGCTAACATCGGGGTCTCCGGGCGGGACGGACTATGTCCCGTGTAGAACTATCCTGAGGGGTGAAAGTTCGGAGAAAACTCTTTTTTTGGATATCGAGCGACCTGACGAACTTCCTAGGAAGTGAGTCGCTGATTTTAAGAAGCGAAATAATCGGGAGAACTGCTAATCGAAGGATCTTTTTTAACCCGGACTTCGCTCTATCTCCCGTAAATTTCCTTTCTGTGGCCGATCGGTCTTGGATTTTGGGTGAGATTTTGAATGATCTGGATCCGAGAGTCGGCGATGTTTCGAAGAACGTTGTCCGGTTGCGTTTCATCTCTTCGCGCGTTTTCGATTTCGATTCCGAATGCGCGCTTGGATGGAAAAAACTATTTTTCGTTTTCGGAATCTATTTCTTTTTAACCTTCTTGGATTTTGGTCCGCCTTTCTTTTTCGGATCCTTCTTCTTTTCAACGTCCCAAGAATCTTCTTCCGTGACGATTTCTCTCGGTTCGACTTGCGAGTGAGAATGGTCCGCGTGAGCGTCCAACCATTCGCTGTTGTCGTGCGAGAAATTTTGTCCGTGATTTCCGAAGGCTCGTTTTTCCAAAAGTTTCCGTTTGGCCGATTTTCTTTTTTCCTGACTTTCGTAAAGGTTCAAAAGATATTCCATTACGATCGGAAGGAGAACCCGCGAGAATACGGTCGCGACGATGACCCCGAAAATAACCACGGTCGCAAGAGGTCTTTGCACTTCCGCGCCCGCCATCGTGGAAATCGCCATCGGAATAAACCCGACCGCCGCGATGATCTCGGTCGTCATTACAGGACGAAGGGAATGGATTCCCGCGAGATAAACCGCGTCGCTGATCGAAGCTCCCTTTTCCAATTCTTCCCTGAGAGTGGAAGCGTAAACGACTCCGTTCAAAACGGCGATCCCGCTTACCGCGATAAAACCCACTCCCGCCGGAATACTAAACGGAAGACCGCGTAACACAAGACCGATGATTCCTCCCGAAACCGCAAGAGGAACGACGATAAAGACGCCTAACGCGTAGTAGATGCTTCCGAACGCGGCCATAAGCATAAAGAAGATGATCGCGAGCGCGATCGGAACGACCAACGTGAGTCGCTCTTTGGCTCGTGTGAAGTTCTCGAACTGACCGCCCCAATCGGTCCTATAACCGGGGGGAAGATTCTTTTCGATTTCCGCGGTCGCTTTTTGCGCTTCGTTTACGAAACCGACGAGGTCTCTTCCTCGAATGTTGGTTTCCACCATGATTCTTCTTTTGAGAGATTCTCTATAAATCGCGGCGGGACCTTCTACGAGTTTGATCTCCGCGACCTGAGCGAGAGGCACCGTGGAACCCGAAGAAGTAAAGACCGGAATATTCTCCACTTGTTCCAAATCGGTCGCGTCGATTTTCAAACGGACCACAAGATCGAATCGTTTAAAACCTTCGAACACCTTTCCGGTGTTTCTTCCGAGACGAAGCGCTTCCACCGTCGCGAGAATTTCCTCGGCTTGCACTCCGTAACGAGCCATGTTTTCCCGATCGACTTTGATTTCCACAAGAGGAAGACCGAGAACTCTTTGCACGCGCAAGTCCGCGACGCCGGGAACGGTTTTCAATTTGCCCGCGAACTGAGCGGCGATGTCCTTGAGTTTTACGAGATCGTCCCCGTAGATTTTGATGACCACATCGGCTTTGGATCCGGAAAGAAGAGCGTTGACCCGGTTCTCGATCGGCTGAGACAAACTGATCGTACTCGAAGGAATGAACTTGAGAATTTCGTCCTTCATCTTGTTCATCAGTTCGTCCCGATCGTCCGCGCTCGTCCATTCCTTGCGGGGTTTGAGCTTGACCATCGCTTCGCCTTCGTCCGTTCCCACGGGTTCCGCGGCGGATTCTCCCCGGCCCATTCTAGAAACGACGCTGATCACTTCGGGAAATTTTTTTAAGACCGCTTCCATATCGGAGTTCGTATCTCTGGAATAGTTGATCGAAGTGGAAGGAAGACGTTTGATATCGACCGCGATTTCTCCCTCGTCGATTCTCGGTAAGAATTCGGAACCCAACGTGGTTCCGATTAACAACGCGAAGACGACGATTCCGATTCCCGCGTAACAGAATTCCTTTTTGCGGGACATACCGAAATCCAAAAGCAGTTTGTATTTTTCCGTGATGATGTCCCAGTATTTGCTGTGATGAAAAACCGGATCCTTAAAGATGATGCTTGCCGCGGCGGGAAAGGTGGTGAGGGAGAATAGAAGCGCGGCCGCAAGCGCGAGCGCGACGGTGATCGCCATCGGCTTGAACATTCTTCCTTCCACGCCTTCCAAACTCATCAGTGGGAGATACACGAGAAGAATGATCGCAACCGAAAACGTAGCGGCTCGACCGACTCGAACGCATGCGTCCGTGATGATCTCTTCCGCGGCGAGTTCTCTGTCTTCGAGTTTTGTCTGCATCTCGTAGAAGGAACGTTTCAAAATAAAACCGTGAAGAATCGATTCGAGCATCACGATCGTTCCGTCGACTAACAACCCGAAGTCGAGCGCTCCGAGGGACATCAGATTTCCCACGATCCCGAACGCGTTCATAAAAATCGTAGCGACGAGCATAGGAATCGGAATCGCCAAAGCGACGAGTAACGCGCCCTTTACCGTACCGAGCGCGAGAATCAAAACGATGACCACGAGCACGGCGGCTTCCGCCAAATTGGTGAAGATGGTGCTTAACGTTCTTCCGATAAACTCGGAACGATCGTAGAAGGTTTCGATCTTCATACCGGGCGGAAGCCTTTCCCGAATTTCTTCGATTCTTACCTTAACCCGTTTTACGACCTCGAGGGAGTTCTGACCCATGAGCATCATGGCCGTGGCTCCGACCACTTCTCCCTTGGAATCCTTTGTGACGAGACCGAAACGAAGAGCCGGACCGATTTCTACTTCGGCGATCTGACCTAGCAAAAGAGGAATTCCATCCCCTGCGGTTGTGACCGCGGTGTTCTTCAGATCTTCGATGGATGTATACTGACTTTCTCCTCGGATGACGATCTGTTCCGAGTTTTTGGAGATATAACCGCCGCCCGTGTTTTGGTTCGCCGATTCGAGTTTATCATAAATTTGTGATAGAGTTAGGTTGTGAACCGCGAGTCTTCTCGGATCGATCTTTACCTGATACTGACGCACCTGACCGCCGATGATGTTTACGTCGATGATTCCTTCCACGGACTTCACGTCTCTCGAAAGTTCCCAGTCCATATACGTTCTGAGTTCCTCCGGAGAATGTCTGTCAGACGTTAATACGAACTCGTAGATATCCCCGAGACCGGTCGCGATCGGAGAAAGTTCCGGTCTTCCGTAACCGGGAGGAATGATCGCTTCGGCTTGTTTGATTCTTTCGTTCACGAGTTGTCTCGCGAAGTAGATATCGGTTCCGTCCTTAAAGATCACCGTCACCGAACTCACACCCGTTCTCGAGATCGAACGGATTTCGGTGATGTTCGGAAGCCCGGTGAATTCCATCTCGATCGGATACGTGATGAACTGTTCCACTTCGAGAGGAGAAAGCCCGGGAGAAGTCGTGACCGCGGAAACCTGAACGTTGGTCACGTCGGGGATCGCGTCGATGGAAAGAAAGAATGCGTTGTAGATCCCTACGAGCGTAACCATGAAGGTCAACACCAACACGAGGGCTCTGTTTTTTATGGAAGTGCGGATCAGTTTATCTATCATGTTTGCGAACGGAATTCAAAAATCTGTCGATATGGACAGGAAAGCCGTTTTAGGTCCGGGATGAAAGGTTTTTTTGGGAAGAATCTTGAACGAAGGAAAGAGAAGATTTTTTTATAATTTCGAAACTTTGTTCGAAGAGAAAGGTCGGGTCGAAACGGAATTTTTTCGGAAGTGGAAAGAGTCTATTCGTTTTGCAAAGAGCGGGATTTGTAATCAATATGCAAAAAAAGGAATAGAATTCCATACTCGAAACACAACCAGACGAAGGAATCCCGATACGGAACCGCGGAGTAGGTCGAATACGAAAAAAAGATCAGAAAGGACCATACGATCGGATAAACGTTCCCGGAAAAAATCGAAGCGACGAGCAACGGAAGAATATACCACGGATGAACCGTAGTCGAAAACAAAAGAAAGATCAGATAGATCGTTTCGATCGCCGCAAACGATGGTTTGAAACCGATCGTATCCCGTTTTTGAAACGAAAAAAAAGAAATCGCGACTAACGTGAACGCTCCGCAGATTTTTCCGGCCGCGTAAAAGTTTTCTCCGATGACCCGCAAAAATTCGCGAAGAACGTAATACGCGCTTCCGTTGAATTCGAAAAGCTGGAAAAAAACGCCCAAACCGTCCGCTTCTTGTTTGAGAATTCCTTCTCCCCAAAAGAAAAATGAAAAGGCGACTAACGCAATTCCCGCAAGAACCGAAACGAGAACGAAGATTTTTTTGCGTTTCCAAAATACAAAAAGGAAGAATGGAAGGAGGATGAGCGGCGTGATCTTTGTCAAAATTCCGCAGAGAAAAAAGAATCCGAACTTCAAGAAGTCTGCGACCCGATCCGATTCCGTCCATCGAACCGCAAACTCGACCGACGCGATCAGAAAAAATAAAAGAATCGATTCGGGATGCGCGTTCCCGGCGATTTCCAAAAGAACCAAAGGGTTCAACCAATAGATCAAAGAAAAAACGGCGGGAATTTTTCTTTTACGAAAAATCGAAAGTAAAAACCAAAGAACGCCGAGTTCGGACAAAAGAAGAAAACATTTCCAGATCAGAATTCCGATCGAAACCTTTTTCCAAAAAAGCATTCCACACGCGGAGATCCAAAAAAGAAACTGAAGGATCTGCGGATAAACGGAATAAAATTTTAAGGAATTCATTTCGATTAACAATTCCAAGAAGATCGCTCCGGTTTCCGGAGGCGCGTAGATCCACGAGAATTCTTTCGGTAAAAAGGAAAACGGAGAAAGTCCCTGCGTTCCAAGAAGACCGTCCCATAAAAAACGGTACACGTCTTCCGAAAGGATCGGATCGGAAAACAAAAGAACGACCCGGATCGTCAGACCGAAAAAGATCCAAAATCGAAACGGAATATTCAAAATATTGAATGTTTTAAGATGGCTTGAAAGTCGAAGGGCTTGTTCTCGGACGAACGAACTTGCTAAAAATTCTCCCGGAAACCGATCCGACCGAACTTTGGAAACGATGTCCTTCCAAAAGTCGGAACAACGACGTCCGAATCTTTCGGGAAAGGATTTTGTTCCGACCAAGATCCAAACATATCCGACAAATGCGGAAAGGATCGAAAGTAGCAAAAGGGTAAGATTTTTTCTTTCGCCGAAATATTGAAAGACGAGCATCGGCGAGAAAAGAACGGAAAAAACAAAAAGATAAAAAACGATTCCCGCAGATCCGAGTTTCATTTCGTAAATTGAAGTTTGCCGATCGTGTAAAGAATTTTCCAGCCCGCTCGTATGGAACCGAGAACGGTTCCGCTGACCTTGGAAGAACCGATTCTTTTTTTATAACTCACGCCGATCTCGGCGCATCGTAAACCGTATTTGGCCGCTTTCACTTGCATTTCCACAGTCCAACCGAAATTCCGATCTTGCATATTCAATTTTCTTAAAGAATCGGACCGAATCAAA from Leptospira kmetyi serovar Malaysia str. Bejo-Iso9 harbors:
- a CDS encoding FAD-dependent thymidylate synthase → MLAQKPIVSLLDHSKDPFNLAIATARTCYSSKGILLPSDMTASEKSIEIRDRVAKSTKKAGHLTTRQHPQFIFTLDKVSRQFVWSFLHSHPFYNSEQVSQRYVEVKKENYYVPSELSGKLLELYLDAVDFASQAYFTYTETLHPYIQEEYFNIYKARANYPDKWQAPIKKKCLEVARYLLPLGTYTYLYHSINGLTLHRYYRLMNSYDVPEEQRAVVTEMVDQVRSIDPLYADEMDDPIPLEETTEYKYFDSMFGSGKREYHPEVASAFVKEFDDELGGRYSKLVSHSSNGPEILAQSVRSILGIPKSSLNDQDAIDLVLNPAKNRHLTSTLNESSMSPITRALFNVQYSFQKRISHTADSQDQRHRMVPGGRPVLMSQYAGKPDYITPLVVQKYPELKEKYDSALNQIFEKLNRFLDAGGSPEYGTYLLPNAFPIRFYESGDLLNLHHKWRSRTCYNAQEEIFQASVDELTDVMKVHPQIAKWIKAPCWVRLQGEVKPYCPEGDHYCGTQVWKRELSEYSRVI
- a CDS encoding efflux RND transporter permease subunit, producing MIDKLIRTSIKNRALVLVLTFMVTLVGIYNAFFLSIDAIPDVTNVQVSAVTTSPGLSPLEVEQFITYPIEMEFTGLPNITEIRSISRTGVSSVTVIFKDGTDIYFARQLVNERIKQAEAIIPPGYGRPELSPIATGLGDIYEFVLTSDRHSPEELRTYMDWELSRDVKSVEGIIDVNIIGGQVRQYQVKIDPRRLAVHNLTLSQIYDKLESANQNTGGGYISKNSEQIVIRGESQYTSIEDLKNTAVTTAGDGIPLLLGQIAEVEIGPALRFGLVTKDSKGEVVGATAMMLMGQNSLEVVKRVKVRIEEIRERLPPGMKIETFYDRSEFIGRTLSTIFTNLAEAAVLVVIVLILALGTVKGALLVALAIPIPMLVATIFMNAFGIVGNLMSLGALDFGLLVDGTIVMLESILHGFILKRSFYEMQTKLEDRELAAEEIITDACVRVGRAATFSVAIILLVYLPLMSLEGVEGRMFKPMAITVALALAAALLFSLTTFPAAASIIFKDPVFHHSKYWDIITEKYKLLLDFGMSRKKEFCYAGIGIVVFALLIGTTLGSEFLPRIDEGEIAVDIKRLPSTSINYSRDTNSDMEAVLKKFPEVISVVSRMGRGESAAEPVGTDEGEAMVKLKPRKEWTSADDRDELMNKMKDEILKFIPSSTISLSQPIENRVNALLSGSKADVVIKIYGDDLVKLKDIAAQFAGKLKTVPGVADLRVQRVLGLPLVEIKVDRENMARYGVQAEEILATVEALRLGRNTGKVFEGFKRFDLVVRLKIDATDLEQVENIPVFTSSGSTVPLAQVAEIKLVEGPAAIYRESLKRRIMVETNIRGRDLVGFVNEAQKATAEIEKNLPPGYRTDWGGQFENFTRAKERLTLVVPIALAIIFFMLMAAFGSIYYALGVFIVVPLAVSGGIIGLVLRGLPFSIPAGVGFIAVSGIAVLNGVVYASTLREELEKGASISDAVYLAGIHSLRPVMTTEIIAAVGFIPMAISTMAGAEVQRPLATVVIFGVIVATVFSRVLLPIVMEYLLNLYESQEKRKSAKRKLLEKRAFGNHGQNFSHDNSEWLDAHADHSHSQVEPREIVTEEDSWDVEKKKDPKKKGGPKSKKVKKK
- a CDS encoding dolichyl-phosphate-mannose--protein mannosyltransferase, whose amino-acid sequence is MKLGSAGIVFYLFVFSVLFSPMLVFQYFGERKNLTLLLLSILSAFVGYVWILVGTKSFPERFGRRCSDFWKDIVSKVRSDRFPGEFLASSFVREQALRLSSHLKTFNILNIPFRFWIFFGLTIRVVLLFSDPILSEDVYRFLWDGLLGTQGLSPFSFLPKEFSWIYAPPETGAIFLELLIEMNSLKFYSVYPQILQFLFWISACGMLFWKKVSIGILIWKCFLLLSELGVLWFLLSIFRKRKIPAVFSLIYWLNPLVLLEIAGNAHPESILLFFLIASVEFAVRWTESDRVADFLKFGFFFLCGILTKITPLILLPFFLFVFWKRKKIFVLVSVLAGIALVAFSFFFWGEGILKQEADGLGVFFQLFEFNGSAYYVLREFLRVIGENFYAAGKICGAFTLVAISFFSFQKRDTIGFKPSFAAIETIYLIFLLFSTTVHPWYILPLLVASIFSGNVYPIVWSFLIFFSYSTYSAVPYRDSFVWLCFEYGILFLFLHIDYKSRSLQNE